From a region of the Synechococcus sp. PCC 7502 genome:
- a CDS encoding glutathione S-transferase family protein: MALPPKILIKSAKFIWTSMWKVMMSNLAARDHSGAYIRPESQFRNFISTDPSHSYQPEAGRYALVVGYGCPWAHRTLIIRSLKGLQDAISVIIATPSPDAGIWELEENSENCGNLPQLYQKAQAGYTGRSTVPVLWDHQTKTIVNNESSEIIVMLNSEFNHFAKYPHLDLFPEDLKEAIADWNQRIYHSVNNGVYRCGFAQTQTAYDLACTELFATLDELELALEHSRYLCGDRLTLADIRLFTTLFRFDVVYYSLFKCDRRRIQDYPNLGSYLRDIYQLNGVADTCKLEQVQQDYFGNLFPLNPGGIIPSTPDVTNLLKSHNRERIGASPE; this comes from the coding sequence ATGGCACTTCCTCCCAAAATTCTGATCAAGTCTGCCAAGTTTATCTGGACAAGTATGTGGAAAGTAATGATGTCCAATCTTGCTGCCCGCGATCACTCAGGGGCATATATTCGTCCAGAGAGTCAGTTTAGAAATTTTATTAGCACCGATCCCAGCCATTCCTATCAGCCAGAGGCAGGAAGATATGCTCTAGTTGTAGGTTATGGTTGTCCTTGGGCGCATCGGACTTTGATCATTAGAAGTCTAAAGGGATTACAAGATGCAATATCTGTAATTATCGCTACTCCTTCCCCTGATGCTGGAATTTGGGAGTTAGAAGAGAATTCGGAAAACTGTGGAAATTTACCGCAACTCTATCAAAAGGCGCAAGCTGGATATACTGGACGCTCGACAGTTCCAGTGCTATGGGATCATCAGACCAAAACCATTGTAAATAACGAAAGTTCGGAAATTATCGTGATGTTAAATTCTGAATTCAATCACTTTGCTAAATATCCCCACCTAGATTTATTTCCAGAGGACTTAAAAGAAGCGATCGCAGATTGGAATCAGAGAATCTATCACTCGGTTAATAATGGCGTATATCGTTGCGGCTTTGCCCAAACTCAAACTGCCTATGATCTAGCCTGTACGGAACTATTTGCTACATTAGATGAACTTGAATTAGCTCTTGAACATTCCCGTTATCTGTGTGGCGATCGCCTGACCTTGGCAGATATTCGCTTATTTACAACTCTGTTTCGGTTTGATGTAGTTTATTACAGTTTATTCAAATGCGATCGGCGACGGATTCAAGACTATCCGAACTTGGGAAGTTATTTAAGAGATATCTATCAACTAAATGGAGTGGCTGATACCTGTAAATTAGAGCAAGTGCAGCAAGACTATTTCGGTAATCTGTTTCCACTTAATCCCGGTGGCATTATTCCTTCTACCCCAGATGTCACTAATTTACTGAAATCCCATAACAGAGAGCGAATTGGAGCATCTCCAGAATAA
- a CDS encoding Rieske 2Fe-2S domain-containing protein, producing MLVNADPLTTKIESKIEYMPAGGTDPAYFDPKEAWYPVSYITDLERTKPTAFTLLDQDLVLWWDQNNKTWRAFADQCPHRLARLSEGRIAEDGLIECPYHGWAFKGNGSCDRIPQKVKGGTAEQSSRACVKSYATATAQGLLFVCLGEYASQVKVPIIDALEQSPEAWVCLNTFRDLPYDASTLLENVLDSSHLPFTHHESVGNRANAAPVELELTRSDKSGFTGVWAEGPRKGTLGTQDTVFIAPNLMWHDLTSKQFGVTMTVVYATPMRKGECRLFARFPFQFSSKIPEFFIKLTPQWFSHINQNAILEDDQIFLHHQERYLELQKTNFAQAYYLPTKADLFVIEYRKWLSQFNADPFAGQSLSPAQPKPVLLDRYHSHTIHCHSCRTALKNIQRLKIAVSGLGAIALLTSLLFNWQYIGAGMILIAIITWLILSNLEQKFNHGQEIPARNRL from the coding sequence ATGCTAGTTAATGCTGATCCACTGACTACTAAAATCGAGTCCAAAATCGAATATATGCCCGCAGGTGGAACTGATCCAGCCTATTTCGATCCCAAGGAAGCATGGTATCCTGTTAGCTATATTACAGATTTAGAGCGAACTAAACCCACCGCTTTTACATTGCTAGATCAGGATTTAGTGCTGTGGTGGGATCAAAATAATAAAACTTGGCGAGCTTTTGCCGATCAATGTCCCCATCGTTTAGCACGGTTATCGGAAGGAAGAATTGCCGAAGATGGTTTAATTGAATGTCCCTATCATGGTTGGGCTTTTAAAGGTAATGGTAGCTGCGATCGCATTCCCCAAAAAGTAAAAGGTGGTACCGCCGAGCAATCTTCAAGAGCTTGTGTCAAATCCTACGCTACTGCTACGGCACAGGGTTTATTGTTTGTGTGTTTGGGAGAGTATGCCAGTCAAGTTAAAGTGCCAATTATTGATGCCCTAGAACAGTCTCCTGAAGCCTGGGTATGCTTAAATACCTTTCGAGATTTACCCTACGATGCCTCCACACTTTTAGAAAATGTTTTGGATTCCAGTCACCTGCCCTTTACCCATCACGAATCCGTTGGCAATCGTGCCAATGCTGCACCCGTGGAGTTAGAGCTTACTAGGTCTGATAAATCTGGATTTACAGGAGTTTGGGCAGAAGGTCCCCGCAAAGGTACCCTTGGCACACAAGATACGGTTTTTATTGCTCCCAATTTAATGTGGCATGATTTAACTTCTAAGCAATTTGGTGTCACCATGACCGTGGTATACGCAACACCGATGCGTAAGGGAGAATGTCGCTTATTTGCCAGATTTCCGTTTCAGTTTTCTTCTAAAATCCCTGAATTTTTTATTAAGCTCACGCCTCAGTGGTTCTCCCACATTAATCAAAATGCCATTCTGGAGGATGATCAGATTTTTCTGCACCACCAAGAGCGTTATCTGGAATTACAGAAAACTAATTTTGCTCAGGCTTATTATTTACCGACTAAAGCGGATTTGTTTGTGATCGAATATCGTAAATGGCTAAGCCAGTTTAATGCCGATCCTTTCGCTGGACAAAGTTTATCACCCGCCCAACCTAAGCCAGTTTTACTCGATCGCTACCATAGCCATACGATTCATTGCCATAGTTGTCGCACTGCACTTAAAAATATCCAACGCTTAAAAATTGCAGTTTCAGGTTTAGGAGCGATCGCTTTACTTACCTCTTTACTATTTAATTGGCAATATATAGGTGCTGGGATGATTTTAATAGCGATCATTACTTGGTTAATCTTGAGTAACCTAGAGCAGAAGTTTAATCATGGACAAGAAATCCCCGCTCGTAATCGTTTGTAA